From Skermanella sp. TT6, a single genomic window includes:
- a CDS encoding cobalamin B12-binding domain-containing protein, translating to MSLKGKRILIAKPGLDGHDVGAKVIALALRDAGADVIYTGLRKSPDYIARVAVEEDVDAVGLSLLSGSHNELVAETLRCLRDLDGGDIKIFVGGTIPAEDQPELLRIGVRGVFTSDQKLEDVVAAIDRELAA from the coding sequence ATCCTGATCGCCAAGCCCGGCCTGGACGGGCACGACGTCGGCGCGAAGGTGATCGCCCTGGCGCTGCGCGACGCGGGGGCCGACGTGATCTATACCGGCCTGCGCAAGAGCCCCGACTACATCGCCCGCGTCGCGGTCGAGGAGGACGTGGACGCGGTCGGCCTCAGCCTGCTGTCGGGCAGCCACAACGAGCTGGTGGCCGAGACCCTGCGCTGCCTGCGCGACCTCGACGGCGGGGACATCAAGATCTTCGTCGGCGGCACCATCCCGGCCGAGGACCAGCCGGAACTGCTGCGGATCGGCGTCCGGGGCGTGTTCACCTCGGACCAGAAGCTGGAGGACGTGGTGGCGGCCATAGACCGGGAACTGGCCGCATGA